The following are encoded in a window of Penicillium oxalicum strain HP7-1 chromosome II, whole genome shotgun sequence genomic DNA:
- a CDS encoding 60S ribosomal protein L34-B, with translation MPNNRLQYRRRNPYNTRSNKVRIIKTPGGELRYLHLKKKGTAPKCGDCGIKLPGVPALRPREYAQISRPKKNVSRAYGGSRCAGCVKDRIVRAFLIEEQKIVKKVLKESQEKAAGKR, from the exons ATGCCTAACAACAGACTGCAATAC CGCCGCCGGAACCC GTACAACACGCGGTCCAACAAGGTCCGCATCATCAAGACTCCTGGTGGCGAGCTCCGGTACCTTCacctgaagaagaagggtaCCGCTCCCAAGTGCGGTGACTGTGGCATCAAGCTCCCCGGT GTTCCCGCTCTCCGTCCCCGCGAGTACGCCCAGATCTCCCGCCCCAAGAAGAACGTCAGCCGTGCCTACGGTGGTTCCCGCTGCGCTGGCTGCGTCAAGGACCGCATTGTCCGCGCCTTCCTGATCGAGGAGCAGAAGATCGTCAAGAAGGTTCTCAAGGAGTCCcaggagaaggctgctggCAAGCGCTAA
- a CDS encoding Pre-mRNA-processing-splicing factor 8A has translation MASLPPPPPPGWGAAPPSMTMAPPPPGYQPPADPNVAKFAQKKHEWLRTQRSRFGEKRKAGFVETQKADMPPEHLRKIVKDIGDVSQRKYTNEKRSYLGALKFMPHAVLKLLENMPMPWEAAREVKVLYHVNGCLTIVNETPRVIEPVFHAQWATMWMCMRREKSDRRHFKRMRFPPFDDEEPPLSWSENIEDVEPLEPIQMELDEDEDGAVYEWFYDHRPLLDTPHVNGPSYKTWNLSLPQMATLHRLSHQLLSDVVDQNYFHMFDLNSFFTAKALNVAIPGGPRFEPLYKDIDPNDEDFSEFNAIDRIIFRAPIRTEYRVTFPFLYNTLPRSVKVAWYSHPQVVYVRTEDPNLPAFYFDPVINPISSRSVAPKNITVSHEDEIFGIGNDEDEFELPDEVEPFFDDEDLYTPDTASAIALWWAPHPFDKRSGKMVRAQDVPLVKQWYLEHCPQGQPVKVRVSYQKLLKTYVLNELHKNKPKPQSKQNLLKTLKTTKFFQQTTIDWVEAGLQVCRQGFNMLNLLIHRKNLTYLHLDYNFNLKPVKTLTTKERKKSRFGNAFHLMREILRLTKLIVDAQVQYRLGNIDAFQLADGILYAFNHVGQLTGMYRYKYKLMHQIRSCKDLKHLIYYRFNSGPVGKGPGCGFWAPAWRVWLFFMRGIIPLLERWLGNLLSRQFEGRHSKGVAKTVTKQRVESHFDLELRASVMADLMDMMPEGIKQNKVNVVLQHLSEAWRCWKSNIPWKVPGLPAPIENIILRYVKSKADWWISVAHYNRERIRRGATVDKTVAKKNLGRLTRLWLKSEQERQHNYLKDGPYVSSEEAVAIYTTMVHWLESRKFSPIPFPSVSYKHDTKILILALERLRESYSVKGRLNQSQREELALIEQAYDSPGTTLARIKRFLLTQRAFKEVGIDMNDNYNNINPVYDIEPIEKITDAYLDQYLWYQAEQRHLFPAWIKPSDSEVPPLLTYKWTQGINNLSNVWETADGETNVMIETELSKVYEKIDLTLLNRMLRLIMDHNLADYITSKNNVQLSYKDMNHTNSYGLIRGLQFSGFVFQYYGLMIDLLLLGLQRASEMAGPPQSPNDFLQFRDKATETRHPIRLYTRYVDKIWVFFRFQADESRDLIQRFLTENPDPNFENVIGYKNKKCWPRDCRMRLMRHDVNLGRAVFWDLKNRLPRSITTIDWDDTFASVYSKDNPNLLFSMNGFEVRILPKIRNQNEEFSVKDSVWSLVDSSTKERTAHAFLQVTEEDIQKFNNRIRQILMSSGSTTFTKIANKWNTALIALFTYYREAAVSTVNLLDTIVKCETKIQTRVKIGLNSKMPSRFPPAVFYTPKELGGLGMISGSHILIPTSDKRWSKQTDTGITHFRAGMSHDEETLIPNIFRYIIPWEAEFIDSQRVWMEYSQKRLEAQQQNRRLTLEDLEDSWDRGLPRINTLFQKDRSTLSFDKGFRLRAEFKQYQLMKSNPFWWTSQRHDGKLWNLNAYRTDVIQALGGVETILEHTLFKATAFPSWEGLFWERACLAKGTRLLRYDGSEVNVEDVKEGDQLLGPDGQPRIAFNIVSGEDRLYRIKLGASKEDLVVTPNHILVLHRERSENAEQYDTVEMTAEEFASLSPEVRSTYRAFRSPEFAHPDQKVPGEPQMHNFTIEDISLEAHATQWAGFRVDKDQLYLRHDYLVLHNSGFEESMKFKKLTNAQRSGLNQIPNRRFTLWWSPTINRANVYVGFQVQLDLTGIFLHGKIPTLKISLIQIFRAHLWQKIHESVVMDLCQVFDQELEQLGIEAVQKETIHPRKSYKMNSSCADILLFATNKWNVTRPSLCFDTKDVYEPTTTNKFWLDVQLRYGDYDSHDIERYVRAKYLDYTTDSMSIYPSATGLMVGIDLAYNLWSAYGQYFPGLKTLIQQAMAKIMKANPALYVLRERIRKGLQLYASESNQEFLNSQNYSELFSPQIQLFIDDTNVYRVTIHKTFEGNLTTKPINGAIFIFNPRTGQLFLKIIHTSVWAGQKRLGQLAKWKTAEEVAALIRSLPVEEQPKQLIVTRKGLLDPLEVHLLDFPNISIRASELQLPFQAAMKVEKLADMILRATEPQMVLFNLYDEWLKSISPYTAFSRLILILRALHVNIDKAKIILRPDKTVITQEHHIWPSLSDEDWIKVEVQLRDLILNDYGKKNNVNVQSLTSSEVRDIILGMEISAPSLQRQQAAEIEKQQEEAKQLTAVTTKTQNVRGEDIIVTTTSQYEQQSFASKTEWRTRAIATSNLRTRSNNIYVSSDDIREEGYTYIMPKNILKRFITIADLRVQVTGYIYGSSPPDNDQVKEIRTIVMVPQVGNTRDVQLPHQLPQHDYLNGLEPLGVIHTVSGNEPPYMSAADVTQHARLMNSHSSWEKKTVTMTVSFTPGSVSLAAWALTPEGYKWGAENKDMSSDQPQGFSTSMGEKCQLLLSDRIRGYFLVPEDNLWNYSFMGSSFGSVEKRPIYVKIDTPLRFYDDQHRPLHFQNFAELEDIWVDRTDNFE, from the exons ATGGCGTCTctgcctcctccccctcctccaggATGGGGTGCAGCTCCTCcctcgatgacgatggcgcCGCCGCCTCCGGGCTACCAACCACCGGCCGATCCCAATGTCGCAAAGTTCGCGCAAAAGAAGCACGAGTGGTTGCGCACGCAGCGCAGTCGCTTCGGTGAGAAGCGGAAGGCTGGATTTGTTGAGACACAGAAGGCAGACATGCCGCCAGAGCATCTGCGAAAGATTGTCAAAGACATTGGTGATGTTTCGCAAAGAAAGTACACCAATGAGAAGCGCAGCTACCTCGGCGCGTTGAAGTTCATGCCACACGCTGTCCTCAAGCTGCTCGAGAATATGCCGATGCCTTGGGAGGCGGCCCGTGAAGTCAAGGTTTTGTATCATGTCAACGGATGCCTAACCATCGTTAACGAAACGCCGCGCGTAATCGAACCCGTGTTCCATGCTCAATGGGCTACGATGTGGATGTGTATGCGGCGCGAGAAGAGTGACCGACGCCATTTCAAGCGCATGCGTTTCCCTCCGTTTGACGACGAAGAGCCTCCTCTTTCGTGGTCGGAGAATATCGAAGACGTTGAGCCGCTGGAGCCTATCCAGATGGAGcttgacgaagacgaggatggagCTGTCTACGAATGGTTTTACGATCACCGACCTCTCCTTGACACTCCTCACGTGAATGGACCTAGTTACAAGACTTGGAATCTTTCGCTCCCACAGATGGCAACTCTCCATCGTTTAAGCCACCAACTGCTTAGCGATGTTGTCGATCAGAACTACTTCCACATGTTCGATTTGAACAGCTTTTTCACGGCAAAGGCTTTGAACGTAGCCATCCCAGGAGGTCCCCGCTTCGAGCCTCTGTACAAAGACATCGATCCGAACGACGAGGATTTCAGCGAATTCAATGCGATCGATCGCATCATTTTCCGCGCCCCTATTCGAACCGAATACCGCGTGACCTTCCCATTCCTTTACAATACCCTCCCCCGCAGCGTAAAGGTCGCTTGGTACTCCCATCCTCAAGTGGTCTATGTCCGTACTGAGGACCCGAATCTACCCGCCTTTTATTTCGACCCTGTCATCAATCCTATATCTTCCCGCTCTGTTGCACCAAAAAACATCACTGTTAGCCACGAGGATGAGATTTTCGGCATCGGcaacgacgaggacgagttTGAGCTGCCCGATGAGGTTGAGCCATTCTtcgacgacgaggatctCTACACCCCGGACACTGCTTCGGCAATCGCTCTCTGGTGGGCTCCTCATCCTTTTGACAAGCGATCCGGAAAGATGGTGCGTGCACAGGATGTGCCTTTGGTCAAGCAATGGTACCTGGAGCATTGTCCCCAGGGCCAGCCCGTCAAAGTCCGCGTTTCTTACCAGAAATTGCTGAAAACATACGTGCTCAACGAACTGCACAAGAATAAGCCCAAGCCTCAGAGCAAGCAAAATCTCctcaagactttgaagacgaCCAAGTTCTTCCAGCAAACCACGATTGACTGGGTTGAGGCTGGTCTGCAAGTCTGCCGGCAGGGTTTCAACATGCTTAATTTGCTGATTCACCGAAAGAACTTGACCTACCTGCATCTTGACTACAATTTCAACTTGAAACCAGTCAAGACCTTGACCACCAAAGAGCGCAAGAAGTCACGTTTCGGCAATGCATTCCATCTCATGCGTGAAATTCTACGATTGACCAAATTGATCGTCGATGCTCAGGTTCAGTATCGGCTCGGTAACATTGATGCCTTCCAGCTGGCTGATGGCATCTTGTATGCCTTCAACCACGTTGGTCAACTCACTGGTATGTATCGGTACAAGTACAAACTGATGCATCAAATTCGTTCTTGCAAAGACTTGAAGCATTTGATTTATTACCGCTTTAACTCAGGACCGGTCGGCAAGGGGCCAGGTTGCGGTTTCTGGGCTCCTGCCTGGCGTGTGTGGTTGTTCTTCATGCGCGGAATTATCCCTCTCCTTGAGAGATGGCTTGGAAATTTGCTTTCCCGTCAGTTTGAGGGTCGCCACAGCAAAGGTGTCGCTAAGACAGTCACGAAGCAGCGAGTCGAGTCCCACTTCGATCTTGAACTTCGTGCATCCGTCATGGCTGATCTCATGGATATGATGCCCGAGGGAATCAAGCAGAACAAAGTCAACGTTGTGTTGCAGCACTTGTCCGAAGCTTGGAGATGTTGGAAGAGTAACATTCCTTGGAAGGTCCCTGGACTTCCAGCGCCCATTGAGAACATCATTCTCCGATACGTCAAAAGCAAGGCTGATTGGTGGATTTCCGTTGCCCACTACAATCGTGAGCGGATTCGCCGCGGTGCGACCGTTGACAAGACAGTGGCAAAGAAAAACCTTGGTCGTCTGACTCGTCTCTGGCTGAAGTCAGAGCAAGAGCGCCAGCATAACTACCTGAAAGATGGTCCGTATGTGTCGTCTGAGGAGGCCGTGGCCATCTACACCACCATGGTCCACTGGCTCGAGTCCCGCAAGTTTTCGCCTATTCCTTTCCCCAGCGTTTCATACAAGCATGATACCAAGATTCTTATCTTGGCCCTTGAGCGTCTTCGCGAATCATACTCTGTCAAGGGTCGTTTGAATCAGAGCCAGCGAGAAGAACTCGCCCTCATCGAACAAGCCTACGACTCCCCTGGCACAACACTAGCCAGAATCAAGCGCTTCCTTCTGACTCAGCGTGCATTCAAGGAGGTTGGCATCGACATGAACGACAACTACAACAACATCAATCCGGTCTATGACATTGAGCCAATTGAGAAGATTACCGACGCATATCTAGACCAGTATCTCTGGTACCAGGCTGAACAGCGTCACTTGTTCCCTGCTTGGATCAAGCCGTCAGACTCCGAGGTTCCCCCGCTTCTGACATACAAGTGGACTCAGGGAATCAACAACCTATCCAACGTGTGGGAGACAGCAGATGGCGAGACGAATGTGATGATCGAAACTGAGCTTTCGAAGGTCTATGAGAAGATTGATCTTACTCTTCTGAACCGCATGCTTCGCCTCATCATGGATCACAATCTTGCAGATTACATCACCTCAAAGAACAATGTGCAGCTGAGCTACAAAGACATGAACCACACAAATAGCTATGGTCTCATTCGTGGCTTGCAGTTTTCTGGGTTCGTGTTCCAGTACTACGGTCTGATGATCGATCTCTTGCTCCTTGGCCTTCAGCGAGCCAGCGAGATGGCAGGTCCTCCTCAGAGCCCGAATGATTTCCTGCAGTTCCGCGACAAGGCTACCGAGACCCGTCACCCAATTCGACTCTACACCCGTTACGTCGACAAGATTTGGGTCTTCTTCCGATTCCAAGCAGACGAGTCTCGCGATCTCATTCAGCGATTTTTGACGGAGAATCCTGATCCCAACTTTGAAAATGTGATCGGGTATAAGAACAAAAAATGCTGGCCGCGCGATTGTCGTATGCGCTTGATGCGTCATGACGTGAACCTCGGTCGCGCTGTCTTTTGGGACTTGAAGAATCGCCTTCCCAGGTCTATCACTACCATTGATTGGGATGATACTTTCGCCAGTGTTTACAGCAAGGACAACCCGAACCTGCTGTTTTCCATGAACGGGTTTGAGGTCCGCATTCTTCCCAAGATCCGGAATCAAAACGAAGAATTCTCGGTCAAGGATAGTGTGTGGTCTCTTGTGGACAGCTCGACCAAAGAACGAACTGCCCACGCATTCCTTCAAgtgaccgaggaggacatTCAGAAGTTCAACAACCGCATCCGACAGATTTTGATGTCTTCTGGATCGACTACTTTCACAAAGATTGCAAACAAGTGGAACACAGCTCTTATTGCTCTCTTCACCTACTATCGCGAGGCTGCTGTTTCCACTGTCAATCTGCTTGATACCATAGTCAAGTGTGAGACCAAGATCCAGACCCGCGTCAAGATCGGACTTAACTCGAAGATGCCCTCGCGCTTCCCTCCTGCCGTATTCTACACACCAAAGGAGCTGGGAGGACTGGGTATGATATCTGGATCTCACATTCTTATCCCTACTAGCGACAAACGCTGGTCGAAGCAGACTGACACTGGAATCACCCATTTCCGTGCTGGTATGTCGCACGATGAAGAAACCTTGATTCCCAATATCTTCCGATACATCATCCCCTGGGAAGCGGAATTCATCGACTCCCAGCGCGTTTGGATGGAGTATTCCCAGAAGCGTCTGGaggcccagcagcagaaCCGCCGATTGacgcttgaagatcttgaggACAGTTGGGACCGTGGTCTTCCACGTATCAACACTCTGTTCCAAAAGGATCGTAGTACGCTCAGCTTCGACAAGGGTTTCCGACTCCGTGCTGAATTCAAGCAATACCAGTTGATGAAGAGTAATCCCTTCTGGTGGACAAGTCAGCGACATGATGGTAAACTCTGGAACTTGAACGCCTACCGAACTGATGTCATCCAGGCACTGGGCGGTGTTGAAACCATTCTTGAGCATACTCTATTCAAGGCAACAGCTTTCCCGTCATGGGAGGGTCTCTTCTGGGAGAGAGCTTGTCTTGCAAAGGGGACTCGACTCCTCCGTTACGACGGCTCTGAGGTTAACGTTGAGGACGTTAAGGAGGGCGATCAGCTTCTGGGTCCTGACGGCCAGCCTCGTATTGCATTCAATATCGTGAGTGGCGAGGACCGTTTGTACCGCATCAAACTTGGCGCCTCAAAGGAAGACCTAGTTGTCACTCCCAACCATATTCTGGTTCTGCACCGCGAGAGAAGCGAAAACGCGGAGCAATACGATACTGTCGAGATGACAGCGGAAGAATTTGCTTCGCTTTCCCCCGAAGTGCGCAGTACCTACCGTGCTTTCCGCTCACCAGAGTTCGCGCACCCCGATCAGAAAGTCCCTGGGGAACCCCAGATGCACAACTTCACGATCGAGGATATCAGCCTGGAAGCGCATGCAACACAATGGGCTGGTTTCCGAGTCGACAAAGATCAGCTCTACTTGCGTCACGATTACCTTGTCCTGCACAATTCTGGATTCGAAGAG AGCATGAAATTCAAGAAACTCACCAACGCCCAAAGGTCTGGTTTGAATCAGATTCCCAATCGTCGTTTCACTTTGTGGTGGTCTCCCACTATCAATCGTGCCAACGTCTACGTCGGTTTCCAAGTCCAACTTGATCTGACTGGTATCTTCCTGCACGGCAAGATTCCCACTCTGAAAATCTCTTTGATTCAGATTTTCCGCGCCCATTTGTGGCAGAAGATTCATGAATCTGTGGTTATGGATCTCTGTCAGGTCTTCGACCAAGAGTTAGAGCAGCTCGGAATTGAGGCTGTGCAGAAGGAGACTATTCATCCTCGTAAGTCATACAAGATGAATAGCTCCTGTGCCGATATCCTTCTTTTCGCGACAAATAAGTGGAACGTGACACGTCCTTCGTTGTGCTTCGACACGAAGGATGTATACGAGCCAACCACAACGAACAAGTTCTGGCTTGATGTGCAACTCAGGTACGGCGACTACGACTCTCACGACATCGAGCGCTACGTTCGTGCCAAGTACCTCGATTACACGACCGATAGCATGAGTATCTACCCATCTGCGACTGGACTGATGGTTGGCATTGACCTTGCCTACAATCTGTGGTCTGCTTACGGTCAATACTTCCCGGGCCTGAAGACTTTGATTCAGCAAGCTATGGCCAAGATTATGAAGGCAAACCCTGCACTCTATGTCCTTCGCGAGCGTATCCGCAAGGGTCTTCAATTGTACGCGTCCGAGAGCAACCAGGAATTCCTGAATTCCCAAAATTACTCTGAACTTTTCAGTCCCCAAATCCAGCTGTTCATTGATGACACCAACGTGTATCGTGTCACGATCCACAAGACATTCGAAGGTAACTTGACCACCAAGCCTATCAACGGTgcgatcttcatcttcaatcctCGCACTGGACAGCTGTTCCTGAAGATCATCCACACCAGCGTTTGGGCCGGTCAGAAGCGTCTTGGTCAGTTGGCGAAATGGAAAACTGCCGAAGAAGTTGCTGCTCTCATTCGATCTCTCCCTGTTGAAGAGCAACCGAAGCAGCTGATTGTCACTCGCAAGGGTCTTCTTGATCCTCTCGAGGTTCACCTGCTTGACTTCCCCAACATTTCAATTCGAGCCTCCGAACTTCAGCTGCCCTTCCAAGCTGCTATGAAGGTGGAGAAGCTGGCAGACATGATTCTTCGAGCCACGGAGCCCCAGATGGTTCTGTTCAACTTGTACGATGAGTGGCTCAAGTCCATCTCTCCCTACACAGCCTTCTCTCGCCTCATCCTGATCCTTCGTGCTCTTCATGTCAACATTGACAAGGCCAAGATTATCCTTCGACCCGACAAGACTGTGATCACTCAGGAACATCACATCTGGCCTTCGCTGTCCGATGAGGACTGGATCAAAGTCGAAGTCCAACTCCGTGACTTGATCTTGAACGACTATGGCAAGAAGAACAATGTCAACGTACAGAGTCTGACCAGTTCTGAAGTTCGTGACATCATTCTGGGTATGGAGATTAGTGCGCCCTCTCTTCAGCGTCAGCAGGCCGCCGAGATCGAGAAACAGCAGGAAGAAGCCAAGCAGTTGACAGCTGTCACGACTAAGACCCAGAATGTTCGCGGAGAAGACATCATTGTCACGACCACCTCGCAATATGAACAGCAATCTTTCGCTTCGAAGACTGAATGGCGTACCCGCGCCATTGCCACGTCGAATTTGCGCACTCGGTCCAACAACATCTACGTGTCATCCGACGATATTCGCGAAGAGGGCTACACTTACATCATGCCCAAGAATATCCTGAAGCGATTTATTACCATTGCCGATCTCCGTGTTCAGGTTACTGGTTACATCTATGGTAGCTCACCCCCTGACAATGACCAGGTTAAGGAGATCCGCACTATTGTTATGGTTCCCCAGGTTGGAAATACTAGGGATGTGCAGTTACCCCACCAGCTTCCTCAACACGACTACCTGAACGGCCTGGAGCCACTGGGTGTGATTCACACTGTCTCTGGAAATGAGCCACCGTACATGTCTGCGGCGGACGTGACGCAGCACGCCCGCCTGATGAACTCCCATTCTTcttgggaaaaaaaaaccgtcACCATGACAGTGTCTTTCACCCCAGGCTCTGTGTCTTTGGCTGCCTGGGCTCTCACCCCTGAAGGATACAAGTGGGGCGCCGAGAACAAAGACATGAGCTCTGACCAGCCACAGGGCTTCTCTACTAGCATGGGAGAGAAATGCCAGCTGCTGCTGAGTGATCGCATTCGCGGTTACTTCTTGGTGCCCGAGGATAATCTGTGGAACTACAGTTTCATGGGTAGCTCGTTTGGCAGTGTCGAGAAACGACCCATCTATGTCAAGATCGATACTCCACTCCGCTTCTACGATGACCAACACCGCCCTCTGCACTTCCAGAATTTCGCGGAACTGGAAGACATTTGGGTGGATCGGACAGATAACTTTGAGTAG
- a CDS encoding Cytochrome c oxidase subunit 4, which produces MFLQRTASALVRRSPARALKIAQRPFSSSIVRNAEKKWGVEKEGKILSFDEIKVEDDLLPPGAKPGTIPTDYIQATGLERLELIGKMQGIDIFDMRPLDASRKGTLEDPIIVNGAGDEQYAGCTGYPADSHQVNWLTVSRDRPLERCGECGNVVKLNYIGPEEDPHAHDHGHGHHPPHEEPKTFADFVKPEYWYR; this is translated from the exons ATGTTCCTTCAACGCACCGCCTCCGCACTTGTGCGGCGCTCGCCCGCTCGTGCTCTCAAGATTGCCCAGCgtcctttctcttcttcgatCGTGCGCA ACGCTGAGAAGAAGTGGGGAGTCGAgaaagagggcaagatcctgTCCTTTGACG AGATCAAGGTCGAGGATGATCTCCTTCCCCCTGGTGCCAAGCCCGGTACCATCCCCACCGATTACATCCAGGCTACCGGTCTCGAGCGTCTCGAGCTCATCGGTAAGATGCAAGGCATTGACATCTTCGACATGCGTCCTCTGGATGCTTCTCGCAAGG GAACACTTGAGGACCCCATCATTGTCAACGGTGCCGGTGACGAGCAGTACGCTGGTTGCACTGGCTACCCTGCCGACTCCCACCAGGTCAACTGGCTCACC GTGTCCCGCGACCGCCCCCTCGAGCGCTGCGGCGAGTGCGGTAACGTTGTCAAGCTGAACTACATtggacccgaggaggaccCCCACGCTCacgaccacggccacggtCACCACCCCCCTCACGAGGAGCCCAAGACCTTTGCCGACTTCGTCAAGCCCGAGTACTGGTACCGGTAA